One part of the Macaca mulatta isolate MMU2019108-1 chromosome 6, T2T-MMU8v2.0, whole genome shotgun sequence genome encodes these proteins:
- the LOC144329468 gene encoding protocadherin alpha-10 — translation MVSRCSCLGVQCALLSFLLLTAWEVGSGQLHYSVYEEAKHGSFVGRITQDLGLELAELVPRLFRVASKTHGDLLEVNLQNGILFVNSRIDREELCRRSAECSIHLEVIVDRPLQVFHVDVEVKDINDNPPRFSVTEQKLSIPESRLLDSRFPLEGASDADVGENALLTYELSPNEYFVLDTINKKDKDKFPVLVLRKLLDREENPQLKLLLTATDGGKPEFTGSVSLLILVLDANDNAPIFDRPVYEVKMYENQVNQTLVIWLNASDSDEGINKEMMYSFSPLVPPTIRRKFWINERTGEIKVNDAIDFEDSNTYEIHVDVTDKGNPPMVGHCTVLVELLDENDNSPEVIVTSLSLPVKEDAQVGAVIALISVSDHDSGANGQVTCSLTPHVPFKLVSTYKNYYSLVLDSALDRERVSAYELVVTARDGGSPSLCATASVSVEVADVNDNAPAFAQSEYTVFVKENNPPGCHIFTVSARDADTQENALVSYSLVERRVGERALSSYVSVHSESGKVYALQPLDHEELELLQFQVSARDAGVPSLSSNVTLQVFVLDENDNAPALLASPAGSAGGAVSELVLRSVGAGHVVAKVRAVDADSGYNAWLSYELQLAAVGTRIPFRVGLYTGEISTTRTLDEDDLPHQRLLVLVKDHGEPALTATATVLVSLVEGSQAPKASSRASVGVAPEVALVDVNVYLIIAICAVSSLLVLTLLLYTALRCSAEPTESARGQVKPTLMCSSAMGSWPYSQQRRQRVCSGEGPPPPPPPPKTDLMAFSPSLPPCPVVDVDEEDQSIGGDHSRKCYQTPMP, via the coding sequence ATGGTTTCCAGATGTAGCTGCCTGGGGGTCCAGTGTGCGCTGCTCTCGTTTCTTCTCCTCACAGCCTGGGAAGTGGGGAGCGGCCAGCTCCACTACTCCGTCTACGAGGAGGCCAAACACGGCTCCTTCGTGGGCCGTATCACGCAggacctggggctggagctggcgGAGCTGGTGCCGCGCCTGTTCCGGGTGGCGTCCAAAACACACGGGGACCTTCTGGAGGTAAATCTGCAGAATGGCATTTTGTTTGTGAATTCTCGGATAGACCGCGAGGAGCTGTGCAGGAGGAGCGCGGAGTGCAGCATCCACCTGGAGGTGATCGTGGACAGGCCGCTGCAGGTTTTCCATGTGGACGTGGAAGTGAAGGACATTAACGACAATCCGCCCAGGTTCTCCGTAACAGAACAAAAGCTCTCAATACCTGAATCCAGACTGCTTGACTCTCGATTTCCACTAGAAGGCGCATCTGATGCGGATGTTGGAGAGAACGCATTGCTTACTTACGAACTCAGTCCAAATGAGTATTTTGTTCTTGATACtataaacaaaaaagacaaagacaaattcCCAGTGCTTGTTCTGCGGAAGCTGCTGGATCGTGAAGAAAATCCTCAGCTAAAGTTGTTATTGACAGCAACTGATGGAGGCAAACCTGAATTTACCGGATCTGTTTCTTTGCTGATCCTGGTGTTAGATGCCAATGATAACGCTCCTATCTTTGACAGACCGGTTTATGAAGTTAAGATGTATGAAAATCAAGTGAACCAAACATTAGTTATATGGCTCAACGCTTCTGATTCGGATGAAGGAATAAACAAGGAAATGATGTATTCATTTAGCCCTTTGGTCCCACCCACGATAAGAAGGAAGTTTTGGATAAACGAAAGGACgggagaaataaaagtaaatgatgCTATTGACTTTGAGGACAGTAACACTTATGAAATTCATGTAGATGTTACAGATAAGGGAAACCCACCTATGGTTGGTCACTGCACAGTCCTAGTGGAACTACTGGATGAAAATGATAATTCACCTGAGGTGATTGTcacttctctgtctctcccagtGAAAGAAGATGCTCAAGTGGGCGCCGTCATTGCCCTGATCAGCGTTTCTGACCATGATTCAGGAGCCAACGGACAGGTCACCTGCTCTCTGACGCCCCACGTCCCCTTCAAGCTGGTGTCCACCTACAAGAATTACTACTCGTTGGTGCTGGACAGCGCCCTGGACCGCGAGAGAGTGTCGGCCTATGAGCTGGTGGTGACCGCGCGGGACGGAGGCTCGCCTTCGCTGTGTGCCACGGCCAGCGTGTCCGTGGAGGTGGCCGACGTGAACGACAACGCGCCGGCGTTTGCGCAGTCCGAGTACACGGTGTTCGTGAAGGAGAACAACCCGCCGGGCTGCCACATCTTCACGGTGTCTGCGCGGGACGCGGACACGCAGGAGAACGCGCTGGTGTCCTACTCGCTGGTGGAGCGGCGGGTGGGCGAGCGCGCGCTGTCGAGCTACGTATCGGTGCACTCGGAGAGCGGCAAAGTGTACGCGCTGCAACCGCTGGACCACGAGGAGCTGGAGCTGCTGCAGTTCCAGGTGAGCGCGCGTGACGCTGGCGTGCCGTCTCTGAGCAGCAATGTGACGCTGCAAGTGTTCGTGCTGGACGAGAATGACAACGCTCCCGCGCTGCTGGCGTCTCCCGCTGGCAGCGCGGGAGGTGCAGTCAGTGAGCTGGTGCTAAGGTCGGTGGGTGCAGGTCACGTAGTGGCGAAAGTGCGCGCAGTGGACGCTGACTCGGGATACAACGCGTGGCTGTCTTATGAATTGCAGTTGGCGGCGGTTGGCACACGCATCCCGTTCCGCGTGGGGCTGTACACGGGCGAGATCAGTACGACGCGCACTCTAGATGAGGATGACTTGCCACACCAGCGCCTATTGGTGCTGGTAAAGGACCACGGCGAACCGGCGCTGACGGCCACGGCCACTGTGCTTGTGTCGCTTGTGGAGGGTAGCCAGGCACCCAAGGCCTCGTCGCGGGCTTCAGTGGGCGTAGCGCCCGAGGTGGCTCTGGTGGACGTCAACGTGTACCTGATCATTGCCATCTGCGCGGTGTCCAGCTTGCTGGTGCTCACGCTGCTGCTGTACACTGCACTGCGGTGCTCGGCGGAGCCCACCGAGAGCGCACGTGGGCAGGTGAAGCCCACACTGATGTGCTCTAGCGCGATGGGGAGCTGGCCTTACTCGCAGCAGAGGCGGCAGAGGGTGTGTTCTGGGGAgggcccgcccccgcccccgcccccgcccaa
- the PCDHA2 gene encoding protocadherin alpha-2 isoform X2: protein MLYSSRGDPEGQPLLLSLLILAMWVVGSGQLHYSVPEEAKHGTFVGRIAQDLGLELGELVPRLFQLDSKGRGDLLEVNLQNGILFVNSRMDREELCGRSAECSIHLEVIVDRPLQVFHVDVEVKDINDNPPVFPATQKNLFIAESRPLDSRFPLEGASDADIGENALLTYRLSPNEYFSLDVPTSNQQVKPLGLVLRKLLDREKTPELHLLLTATDGGKPELTGTVQLLITVLDVNDNAPVFDRTLYTVKLPENASIGTLVIHPNASDLDEGLNGDIIYSFSSDVSPDIKSKFHMDPVSGAITVIGHMDFEESRAHKIPVEAVDKGFPPLAGHCTVLVEVVDVNDNAPRLIIKTLSLPVKEDARLGTVIALISVTDLDADANGQVTCSLTPHVPFKLVSTYKNYYSLVLDSALDRESMSAYELVVTARDGGSPSLWATASVSVEVADVNDNAPAFAQSEYTVFVKENNPPGCHIFTVSAGDADAQENALVSYSLVERRVGERALSSYVSVHAESGKVYALQPLDHEELELLQFQVSARDAGVPPLGSNVTLQVFVLDENDNAPVLLAPRTRGTDGAVSELVLRSVGAGVVVAKVRAVDADSGYNAWLSYEVQPETVSARIPFRVGLYTGEISTTRALDETDAPRHRLLVLVKDHGEPALTATATVLVSLVDSGQAPKASSRASVGATGAEVTLVDVNVYLIIAICAVSSLLVLTLLLYTALRCSALPTEGECALGKPTLVCSSEVGSWSYSQQRRQRVCSGEGPPKTDLMAFSPGLSPCAGSTERTGEPSASSDLSGKEMSSSQPFILNLLVLWAYSTNSLLLSH, encoded by the coding sequence ATGTTGTACTCAAGTCGAGGAGATCCAGAGGGTCAGCCTCTACTGCTCTCGCTTCTGATCCTGGCGATGTGGGTGGTAGGGAGCGGCCAGCTCCACTACTCCGTCCCGGAGGAAGCCAAACACGGCACCTTCGTCGGCCGCATTGCGCAggacctggggctggagctgggggagCTGGTGCCGCGCCTGTTCCAGTTGGATTCCAAAGGCCGCGGGGACCTTCTGGAGGTAAATCTGCAGAATGGCATTTTGTTTGTGAATTCTCGGATGGACCGCGAGGAGCTGTGTGGGCGGAGTGCGGAGTGCAGCATCCACCTGGAGGTGATCGTGGACAGGCCGCTGCAGGTTTTCCATGTGGACGTGGAGGTGAAGGACATTAACGACAACCCTCCCGTGTTCCCAGCGACACAAAAGAACCTGTTCATCGCGGAATCCAGGCCGCTTGACTCTCGGTTTCCACTAGAGGGCGCGTCCGATGCAGATATCGGGGAGAACGCCTTGCTCACTTACAGACTGAGCCCCAATGAGTATTTCTCCCTGGATGTGCCAACCAGCAACCAGCAGGTAAAACCTCTTGGGCTTGTATTACGGAAACTTTTAGACAGAGAAAAAACTCCGGAGCTTCATTTATTGCTCACGGCCACCGATGGAGGCAAACCTGAACTGACTGGCACTGTTCAGTTACTCATCACAGTACTGGACGTCAATGACAATGCCCCAGTGTTCGACAGAACCCTCTATACGGTGAAATTACCAGAAAACGCTTCTATCGGAACGCTGGTGATACACCCCAATGCCTCAGATTTAGACGAAGGCTTGAATGGGGATATTATTTACTCCTTCTCCAGTGACGTTTCTCCAGATATAAAATCCAAGTTCCACATGGACCCCGTAAGTGGGGCAATCACGGTGATAGGACACATGGATTTTGAAGAAAGTAGAGCACACAAGATCCCAGTAGAGGCTGTCGATAAAGGCTTCCCACCACTGGCTGGTCATtgtacagttcttgtggaagttgTGGATGTAAATGACAATGCTCCACGGTTGATTATCAAAACGCTCTCGCTTCCTGTAAAAGAGGACGCACGACTGGGGACAGTTATTGCCCTGATTAGTGTGACTGACCTAGACGCAGATGCCAACGGGCAAGTGACCTGCTCCCTGACGCCCCACGTCCCTTTCAAGCTGGTGTCCACCTACAAGAATTACTACTCGTTGGTGCTGGACAGCGCCCTGGACCGCGAGAGTATGTCGGCCTATGAGCTGGTGGTGACCGCGCGGGATGGGGGCTCGCCTTCTCTGTGGGCCACGGCCAGCGTGTCTGTGGAGGTGGCCGACGTGAACGACAACGCACCAGCGTTCGCGCAGTCCGAGTACACGGTGTTCGTGAAGGAGAACAACCCACCGGGCTGCCACATCTTCACAGTGTCGGCGGGGGACGCGGATGCGCAGGAGAACGCGCTGGTGTCCTACTCGCTGGTGGAGCGGCGGGTGGGCGAGCGCGCGCTGTCGAGCTACGTGTCGGTGCACGCGGAGAGCGGCAAGGTGTACGCGCTGCAGCCGCTGGACCACGAGGAGCTGGAGCTGCTGCAGTTCCAGGTGAGCGCGCGCGACGCGGGCGTGCCGCCTCTGGGCAGCAACGTGACGTTGCAGGTATTCGTGCTGGACGAGAATGACAATGCGCCGGTGCTGCTGGCACCTCGGACGAGGGGCACTGACGGCGCAGTCAGCGAGCTGGTGCTGCGGTCGGTGGGCGCCGGCGTGGTGGTGGCGAAGGTGCGCGCAGTGGACGCCGACTCAGGCTACAACGCGTGGCTTTCATACGAGGTGCAGCCAGAAACGGTCAGCGCGCGCATCCCGTTCCGCGTGGGGCTGTACACTGGTGAGATCAGCACGACACGAGCCCTAGATGAGACGGACGCACCGCGCCACCGCCTACTGGTGCTGGTGAAAGACCACGGGGAGCCAGCGCTGACAGCCACGGCCACTGTGCTGGTGTCGCTGGTGGACAGCGGCCAGGCGCCAAAGGCATCTTCGCGGGCGTCAGTGGGCGCCACGGGCGCCGAGGTAACGCTGGTGGATGTCAACGTGTACCTGATCATCGCCATCTGCGCCGTGTCCAGCCTGTTGGTCCTCACGCTGCTGCTGTACACTGCGCTGCGGTGCTCTGCGCTGCCCACCGAGGGAGAGTGCGCGCTGGGCAAGCCTACGCTGGTGTGTTCCAGCGAGGTGGGGAGTTGGTCATACTCGCAgcagaggaggcagagggtgtGCTCTGGGGAGGGTCCACCGAAGACTGACCTCATGGCTTTCAGCCCGGGCCTTTCTCCTTGTGCTGGATCTACAGAGCGAACGGGAGAACCCTCTGCTTCTTCAGATTTATCTGGGAAG
- the LOC114678917 gene encoding protocadherin alpha-8 — translation MVCHWRGDLGSRRLLLSLLLLAAWKAGSGQLHYFVSEEAKHGTFVGRIAQDLGLELAELVPRLFRVASKTHGDLLEVNLQNGILFVNSRIDREELCGRSAECSIHLEVIVDRPLQVFHVDVEVKDINDNPPVFPVKEQKLFVSESRMPDSRFPLESASDADVGANSVLTYRLSSHDYFMLDVNSKNNENKLVELVLRKSLDREDAPAHNLFLTATDGGKPELTGSVHLLVTVLDVNDNAPTFEQPEYEVRIFENADNGTTVIRLNASDRDEGANGAISYSFNSLVATMVIDHFSIDRNTGEIVIRGNLDFEQVNLYKIRIDATDKGHPPMVGHCTVLVRILDKNDNVPEITLTSLSLPVREDAQFGTVIALISVNDLDSGVNGQVTCSLTPHVPFKLVSTFKNYYSLVLDSALDRENVSAYELVVTARDRGSPSLWATASVSVGVADVNDNAPAFTQSEYTVFVKENNPPGCHIFTVSAGDVDAQENALVSYSLVERRVGERALSSYVSVHAQSGKVYALQPLDHEELELLQFQVSARDAGVPPLGSNVTLQVFVLDENDNAPVLLAPRVGGTGGAVSELVPRLVGEGHVVAKVRAVDPDSGYNAWLSYELQPAASSARFPFRVGLYTGEISTTRALEEADSPRHRLLVIVKDHGEPALMATATVLVSLVESGQAPKASSRPSTGALGPEAALVDVNVYLIIAICAVSSLLVLTLLLYTALRCSAPPTEGGCPAGTHPAGSSAVGSWSYSQQQRQRVCSGEGPLKTDLMAFSPSLPPDLGSVDVGEQQGLNVDHGLKVSPFKFRTHKFYLWKL, via the coding sequence ATGGTTTGTCACTGGCGAGGAGACCTGGGATCCCGGCGACTACTACTCTCGCTTCTGCTCCTCGCAGCCTGGAAGGCGGGGAGCGGCCAGCTCCACTACTTTGTCTCCGAGGAGGCCAAACACGGCACCTTCGTGGGCCGCATCGCGCAGGACCTGGGACTGGAGCTGGCGGAGCTGGTGCCGCGCCTGTTCCGGGTGGCGTCCAAAACACACGGGGACCTTCTGGAGGTAAATCTGCAGAATGGCATTTTGTTTGTGAATTCTCGAATAGACCGCGAGGAGCTGTGCGGGAGGAGCGCGGAGTGCAGCATCCACCTGGAGGTGATAGTGGACAGGCCACTGCAGGTTTTCCATGTGGACGTGGAAGTGAAGGACATTAACGACAACCCGCCAGTGTTCCCGGTAAAAGAGCAAAAGCTATTTGTTTCAGAATCCAGAATGCCAGACTCTCGGTTTCCGCTAGAGAGCGCGTCTGATGCAGATGTTGGAGCTAACTCCGTGTTAACTTACAGGCTTAGCTCTCATGATTACTTCATGCTAGATGTGAATTCAAAGAACAATGAGAATAAACTGGTTGAGCTCGTATTAAGAAAATCCTTGGACAGAGAGGACGCTCCTGCACACAACTTATTCCTGACAGCCACAGATGGCGGCAAACCTGAGCTTACAGGCAGTGTTCACCTGCTGGTCACAGTGCTGGATGTGAATGATAATGCTCCCACTTTCGAGCAGCCTGAATACGAAGTAAGAATATTCGAAAACGCAGACAACGGAACAACAGTTATCAGACTGAATGCTTCTGATCGGGATGAAGGAGCGAATGGGGCCATTTCATACTCTTTTAATAGCCTTGTTGCAACTATGGTTATTGACCACTTTAGCATAGATCGAAATACAGGAGAAATAGTGATTCGGGGTAATTTGGATTTTGAACaagtaaatttatataaaatccgCATTGACGCAACGGACAAAGGCCATCCTCCCATGGTGGGTCATTGCACCGTTTTAGTGAGAATTTTGGATAAAAATGATAACGTCCCTGAGATAACATTGACTTCCTTATCCTTGCCTGTACGTGAAGACGCTCAATTCGGTACTGTCATCGCCCTAATTAGCGTGAACGACCTTGACTCAGGTGTCAACGGGCAGGTGACCTGCTCCTTGACGCCCCatgtccccttcaagctggtGTCCACCTTCAAGAATTACTACTCGTTGGTGCTGGACAGCGCCCTGGACCGCGAGAACGTGTCAGCCTATGAGCTGGTGGTGACCGCACGGGACAGGGGCTCGCCTTCGCTGTGGGCCACGGCCAGCGTGTCTGTGGGTGTGGCCGACGTGAACGACAACGCGCCGGCGTTCACGCAGTCCGAGTACACGGTGTTCGTGAAGGAGAACAACCCACCGGGCTGCCACATCTTCACAGTGTCGGCGGGGGACGTGGATGCGCAGGAGAACGCGCTGGTGTCCTACTCGCTGGTGGAGCGGCGGGTGGGCGAGCGCGCGCTGTCGAGCTACGTGTCAGTGCACGCGCAGAGCGGCAAGGTGTACGCTCTGCAGCCACTGGACCACGAGGAGCTGGAGCTGCTGCAGTTCCAGGTGAGCGCGCGAGACGCAGGCGTGCCGCCTCTGGGCAGTAACGTGACGCTGCAGGTATTCGTGCTGGACGAGAATGACAACGCGCCGGTGCTGCTGGCGCCTCGGGTGGGTGGCACTGGTGGTGCAGTGAGCGAGCTGGTGCCGCGGTTGGTGGGTGAGGGCCACGTGGTAGCAAAGGTGCGCGCGGTGGACCCCGACTCGGGCTACAATGCGTGGCTTTCGTATGAGCTGCAGCCAGCGGCAAGCAGCGCTCGGTTCCCGTTCCGTGTGGGGCTGTACACGGGAGAGATTAGCACGACTCGTGCCCTGGAAGAAGCGGACTCTCCGCGCCACCGCCTGCTGGTGATAGTGAAGGATCATGGTGAGCCGGCGCTGATGGCCACGGCCACCGTGCTGGTGTCGCTGGTGGAGAGCGGCCAGGCTCCAAAGGCGTCTTCGAGGCCGTCGACTGGCGCTCTGGGTCCCGAAGCGGCGCTGGTGGATGTCAACGTGTACCTGATCATCGCCATCTGCGCGGTATCTAGCCTTCTGGTGCTCACGCTGCTACTGTATACTGCGCTGCGGTGCTCAGCTCCGCCCACTGAGGGTGGGTGCCCGGCGGGGACCCACCCCGCCGGGTCCAGTGCGGTGGGGAGCTGGTCATACTCGCAGCAACAGCGGCAGAGGGTGTGCTCTGGTGAGGGGCCACTGAAGACGGACCTCATGGCCTTCAGCCCCAGCCTTCCTCCTGATCTGGGATCAGTTGATGTAGGCGAACAGCAAGGTTTAAATGTTGATCATGGCCTCAAAGTAAGTCCATTTAAATTTAGAACTCATAAATTCTATTTGTGGAAATTGTAA